In the Candidatus Deferrimicrobiaceae bacterium genome, TAGTCCGCCCGGTCCGCCGCGCGATCCGCGCCGAACGCAAGCTCCCCCCTCTGGTTGACCAGGACCGTCCGCCGCTTCGTGTAGAACGAAAGCCCCTGGGTATACCTTCCGTACTGGGCGAGGACGTCCTCCGGGCGGAGAACCCCCTGAAGCGCGCCGGAGAGATTCTTCACCGACTTGTAGTTCCCCAGGTAGAGGGCGGCAGGACGGTTGATCGCGGTCAGGAAGAGCGCCAGGAGGAGGAATGAAAGGAGGACGACCCGTTCCGCGCCCAGACGGCGCACGAAAAGCGGCATGGCGCCCCACAGGAGGAGGAAGGCGACGGGGAGGGCGCAGACCCACGCCCAGGCGGCGGGCTCCATCCGGTGGCGGGAGAAGGAGGGCAACGCGAGGATGATGGCCGAAAGGATCGCCGAGAGGGCCAGGGGGAAACGGCACCGGACCGCCCCGTCCTCCCGCTCCGTCCACAACGCGAGCCCCCTTCCGAAAAGGACCGCGAGCGGGGGGAAGACCGCAGTGATATAGGTCGGGAGCTTGGAGCCGGAGAAGGAGAAGAAGAGAAAAATGAACAGGGACCAGGACAACAGGAAGACGAGGTCTTCCCGGGGGAGGAACGCCCCGCGCGACTCGCGGACCGAGACCGCGACCCGGCGCAGGAAGGCGACCCAGGGGAAGAACCCGGCCACCAGGACCGGGACGAAAAACCAGAACGGCTCGTAGTGGTGGTGGATCTTCGTCGCATACCGGAGGAACTGCTCGTGGACGAAGAAAAACCACAGGAAGTCGGGGTTCGCCCGCTGCACGAGGAGGATCCAGGGGAGGACGATCGCGAGGAAGAGCGCCAGTCCCGGGAGGGAGACGGCCTTCGCGACCTCCCGGTGTCGCCGCGAGAAGACGAGCCAGAGCACGAGGACCGCGAGGGGGAAGACGACCCCGACGAGCCCCTTGGTGAGAAACGCCAGTCCCGCCGCGCCGTAGGAAAGGACGAGGTACGATTTCCTCGGGCTCTTCCCGGAATGGTGGAGGTACGCCGGAAAGATCGACAGCGCCAGCAGCACCCCGAGGGTCATATCGAGGGTGTGCAGTCGCCCGATCACATAATGGTAGAGGGACGTGGACAGGACGATCGCGGAATAGAGCCCGGTGCGCCAGCCCGCAAGCGCCGCCCCCATCCAGTAGGTGAGAAGGATGCCCGCCACCGAGACGGCGGCGGTGAAGAACCTCGCCCCGAACTCGGTCTCCCCGAACAGCCGGAGCGAGGCGGCGGTCCCCCAGTAGTAGAGAGGGGGCTTCTCCAGGTAGACGACGCCGTTGAGATGCGGGGTCACGAAGTCCCCGGAGAAGAGCATCTCCCGGGGGATCTCCGCGTACCTGCCTTCGTCCGGTTCGAGGAGGGGGATGGTGCCGAGCGCGGAGAAATAGAGGATGCCCACGGCGAGAAAAAAGAGAAGGAGCGTGCGGTTCCTCACCTGCCGCCACTTTTCTCCCGCGGATCCATGAAGGCGAATTATACCACCGGGGCCCGACGCCGGCCACGGAAGGGGATCGGACCCTTGTGTTCCGGATGCTGGTATAATACCGCCAATCACGGATCTCGCCGGTCGAGAGGAA is a window encoding:
- a CDS encoding glycosyltransferase family 39 protein produces the protein MRNRTLLLFFLAVGILYFSALGTIPLLEPDEGRYAEIPREMLFSGDFVTPHLNGVVYLEKPPLYYWGTAASLRLFGETEFGARFFTAAVSVAGILLTYWMGAALAGWRTGLYSAIVLSTSLYHYVIGRLHTLDMTLGVLLALSIFPAYLHHSGKSPRKSYLVLSYGAAGLAFLTKGLVGVVFPLAVLVLWLVFSRRHREVAKAVSLPGLALFLAIVLPWILLVQRANPDFLWFFFVHEQFLRYATKIHHHYEPFWFFVPVLVAGFFPWVAFLRRVAVSVRESRGAFLPREDLVFLLSWSLFIFLFFSFSGSKLPTYITAVFPPLAVLFGRGLALWTEREDGAVRCRFPLALSAILSAIILALPSFSRHRMEPAAWAWVCALPVAFLLLWGAMPLFVRRLGAERVVLLSFLLLALFLTAINRPAALYLGNYKSVKNLSGALQGVLRPEDVLAQYGRYTQGLSFYTKRRTVLVNQRGELAFGADRAADRADYFLDDREFQKLWNSPRRVFCLFQRDAMPLIREKFPEHRLLYRSDEGILIVNHL